From Microbacterium invictum, the proteins below share one genomic window:
- a CDS encoding 1-phosphofructokinase family hexose kinase encodes MVTPHAPILTVTPNPALDVSTSTERVIAEHKLRCGPTRLDPGGGGVNVSRVVRNLGGASLAVYAAGGPTGQAYRELLDREGIASRMVRIAQSTRESFTVDETSSAEQFRFVLQGPELSEPEWRSLVSAVADDLPVGGFLVGSGSLPPGAPVDLYAQLTRIAREHDARMIVDTSGEALRAALDEGVHLIKPSKRELGELVGAELGDLDSLIEASREMVGRGACETVALTLGGDGAVIVSAGEVLRLPTPRVKVLSTVGAGDSFLGALVLRLAQGRPLREAFRTAVAAGSATAALPATALCRADDVARLEDALERTEAV; translated from the coding sequence ATGGTGACCCCGCACGCGCCGATTCTCACCGTCACGCCGAACCCCGCGCTCGACGTCTCGACCTCGACGGAGCGGGTGATCGCCGAGCACAAGCTGCGATGCGGGCCGACACGGCTCGATCCGGGCGGCGGCGGCGTCAACGTGTCGCGCGTCGTCCGCAACCTCGGCGGTGCCTCGCTCGCGGTGTACGCGGCGGGCGGTCCGACCGGGCAGGCGTATCGCGAGCTGCTCGATCGCGAAGGGATCGCGAGCCGCATGGTGCGCATCGCGCAGAGCACGCGGGAGAGTTTCACGGTCGATGAGACCTCGAGCGCAGAGCAGTTCCGCTTCGTCCTGCAGGGGCCTGAGCTGTCCGAGCCGGAGTGGCGCTCGCTCGTGTCCGCCGTGGCCGACGACCTGCCGGTCGGGGGATTCCTGGTGGGCAGCGGAAGCCTGCCGCCCGGAGCGCCCGTCGACCTGTACGCGCAACTCACGCGCATCGCCCGCGAGCACGACGCGCGCATGATCGTCGACACCTCGGGTGAGGCCCTGCGTGCGGCGCTCGACGAGGGTGTGCACCTCATCAAGCCGAGCAAGCGTGAGCTGGGCGAGCTCGTCGGAGCGGAGCTGGGAGACCTCGACAGCCTGATCGAGGCGTCGCGCGAGATGGTCGGTCGCGGCGCGTGCGAGACCGTCGCTCTGACCCTCGGCGGCGACGGTGCCGTGATCGTCAGCGCCGGCGAAGTGCTGCGCCTGCCGACCCCGCGCGTGAAGGTACTCAGCACCGTCGGTGCGGGGGACAGCTTCCTCGGCGCGCTCGTGCTGCGGCTCGCACAGGGCCGCCCGCTGCGCGAGGCGTTCCGTACCGCCGTGGCCGCCGGGTCCGCCACCGCAGCGCTGCCGGCGACCGCCCTGTGCCGCGCGGACGACGTCGCCCGGCTGGAGGACGCGCTGGAGCGGACCGAGGCGGTCTGA
- a CDS encoding GreA/GreB family elongation factor has protein sequence MSNTTGTVWMTAAALAALEAELHELEQREAADPVRLIELRDLIRRAETSAKPDDGLVEAGMKVTVRFGDDAEVESFLLGSRELVRQDHDVALDVYSPESPLGVAITGHYVGDSVTYRAPSGAEIRVAIVGAAPFA, from the coding sequence ATGTCGAACACCACCGGGACCGTGTGGATGACCGCCGCGGCATTGGCCGCCCTCGAGGCCGAGCTGCACGAACTCGAGCAGCGCGAGGCCGCCGATCCGGTGCGCCTGATCGAACTGCGCGATCTGATCCGCCGCGCCGAGACCTCGGCCAAGCCCGACGACGGCCTCGTCGAGGCGGGCATGAAGGTGACCGTGCGCTTCGGCGACGACGCCGAGGTCGAGAGCTTCCTGCTGGGCAGCCGCGAGCTGGTCCGTCAGGACCACGATGTCGCCCTCGACGTGTACTCTCCCGAGTCGCCGCTGGGCGTGGCGATCACCGGCCACTACGTGGGCGACAGCGTGACCTACCGTGCGCCGAGCGGCGCCGAGATCCGGGTCGCCATCGTCGGGGCTGCGCCTTTCGCCTGA
- a CDS encoding PspC domain-containing protein, with protein sequence MSRLIRPRDGRMIAGACLAVANRFGVSPVAVRILTVLATVFFGVSIWVYVFLWVLIPGED encoded by the coding sequence ATGAGCAGGCTGATCCGCCCCCGGGATGGGCGCATGATCGCCGGCGCGTGCCTCGCGGTCGCGAACCGGTTCGGAGTGAGCCCCGTCGCGGTGCGGATCCTCACCGTTCTCGCGACCGTCTTCTTCGGAGTGTCGATCTGGGTGTACGTCTTCCTCTGGGTCCTGATCCCCGGCGAGGACTGA
- a CDS encoding Lhr family ATP-dependent helicase: MVDVLERFGPATQDWFRSAFPAPTPAQTGAWDAISAGKHALVVAPTGSGKTLSAFLWAIDRIFHDREAPPAGRAAGSGRASQKAAPERTRVLYISPLKALGVDVERNLRSPLVGIGQSARRLGVTVPDVTVGVRSGDTPSSDRRKLVTHPPDILITTPESLYLMLTSQAAETLRGVHTVIVDEVHAVAATKRGAHLAVSLERLDALLDTPAQRIGLSATVRPIDEVARFLGGAAPVEIVAPRASKTFELSVVVPMADMLNPPPPPGAAQEVPDAGDENGEDWYTPPTEVTGSVWPHVEEAIVDRILAHRSTIVFANARRLAERLTARLNEIYSERIGVDLPSPAVPAAMMAQAGATAGADPVLAKAHHGSVSKEQRAQVEDELKSGVLRCVVATSSLELGIDMGAVDLVIQVESPPSAASGLQRVGRAGHQVGEISKAALFPKHRGDVLHTAVVTERMLGGKIEAIAVPQNPLDILAQQTVAACALGPVDVEGWFETVKRSAPFRSLPRSAYEATLDLLAGRFPSDAFAELRPRVVWDRDHGTLTGRPGAQRIAVTSGGTIPDRGLFGVFVAGETTGARVGELDEEMVYESRVGDVFTLGTTSWRIVEITHDRVNVLPAYGQPGKLPFWHGDGLGRPAELGEALGRFSREIAASTPDTARDRLRESGLDDNAIENLLAYLAEQREATGSLPTDKTLTVERSRDEVGDWRVILHSPYGMHVHAPWALAVNARVRERLGVEGSAVASDDGIIVRVPDAEAEPPGAELFVFDPDEIDQLVTSEVGGSALFASRFRECAARALLLPRLNPNKRSPLWQQRQKSAQLLEVAREHPTFPIILETLREVLQDVYDLPALLRITRAIGDRRIRLVETTTSQPSPFARDLLFGYVGAFMYEGDSPLAERRAAALSVDPALLSELLGKVEMRELLDADVIAQLEREVQRLDPTRKVKGVEGVADLLRLLGPLSIEEVAERLAEDRATDVAAETRSEAAGAGARSDAAGDEASKGDAGARNHAAATLLGELVETRRAVRVTIAGAERVAAIEDAGRLRDALGIALPVGIPTAFLEPLADPLGDLVARYARTHGPFRTTAVAERLGIGAAVARQTLQRLEATGRLASGYFLPDALPGPIGGDDLEWCDSEVLRRIRLRSLAAIRGSVEPVSPEAFARFLPVWQHLERPLEGIDGVLAVIEQLAGVPLPASAWESLILPSRVAGYTPALLDELTSSGEVVWSGHGSLPGRDGWIALHPADAASLTLAFPEDDADEPQSPLEQRILDALAGGGAFFAAQLVPMAGAENEQSVVEALWNLTWTGRVTNDTFAPVRTLLTGGSQAHRVARRTPRTRMFRGMPLATTPRAAPPRPPMVGGRWSLLPARDPDALVRAAAAASLLLERYGVVTRGSVQSEGLPGGFAQAYRVLAGFEDAGHCRRGYFIEKLGAAQFATSATVDRLRGFAGLSDPVPLKAITLAATDPANPYGAALGWPALEGVSHRPGRKAGGLVVLVDGTLVLYLERGGRSALAFTENEEMLAAAARSLVDTARARRLDTLTIEKVGGEFVYNTTVGRALRTAGFVESTRGLTLRKVTAGSRA; the protein is encoded by the coding sequence ATGGTCGATGTGCTCGAGCGGTTCGGTCCTGCCACGCAGGACTGGTTCCGGTCGGCGTTCCCGGCCCCCACCCCGGCACAGACCGGCGCGTGGGACGCGATATCGGCCGGCAAGCACGCCCTCGTGGTCGCACCGACCGGTTCGGGCAAGACCCTGTCGGCATTCCTGTGGGCGATCGACCGCATCTTCCACGACCGCGAGGCACCGCCCGCCGGCCGGGCGGCAGGAAGCGGGCGGGCGTCGCAGAAAGCCGCGCCCGAGCGCACCCGTGTCCTCTACATCTCGCCGCTGAAGGCGCTCGGCGTCGACGTCGAGCGCAACCTGCGGTCTCCCCTGGTGGGCATCGGGCAGTCGGCCCGGCGCTTGGGTGTGACCGTCCCCGATGTGACCGTCGGCGTGCGGTCGGGCGATACGCCGTCCTCCGACCGGCGAAAGCTCGTCACGCACCCGCCCGACATCCTCATCACCACGCCCGAGTCGCTGTACCTGATGCTCACGTCGCAGGCGGCCGAGACCCTGCGCGGGGTGCACACGGTCATCGTGGACGAGGTGCACGCGGTGGCCGCGACCAAGCGCGGCGCCCACCTGGCGGTGAGCCTCGAGCGACTCGATGCCCTGCTCGACACACCGGCGCAGCGCATCGGGCTGTCGGCCACCGTCCGGCCGATCGACGAGGTGGCGCGGTTCCTCGGCGGTGCCGCCCCGGTCGAGATCGTCGCGCCGCGCGCGAGCAAGACCTTCGAGCTGAGCGTCGTCGTGCCCATGGCCGACATGCTCAATCCGCCGCCGCCCCCCGGGGCTGCCCAAGAGGTTCCGGATGCCGGTGACGAGAACGGCGAGGACTGGTATACGCCGCCCACCGAGGTGACCGGTTCAGTGTGGCCGCATGTCGAGGAGGCGATCGTCGATCGGATCCTCGCGCACCGCTCGACGATCGTGTTCGCGAACGCGCGGCGCCTCGCCGAACGTCTCACGGCACGGCTGAACGAGATCTACTCCGAGCGGATCGGCGTCGACCTTCCGAGTCCCGCGGTCCCCGCCGCCATGATGGCGCAGGCGGGGGCGACTGCGGGCGCCGACCCGGTGCTGGCCAAGGCGCACCACGGTTCGGTGTCGAAGGAGCAGCGAGCCCAGGTCGAGGACGAGCTGAAGTCCGGCGTGCTGCGCTGCGTCGTGGCCACCAGCAGCCTCGAGCTCGGCATCGACATGGGTGCTGTCGACCTCGTCATCCAGGTCGAGTCGCCGCCTTCGGCCGCGTCGGGGCTGCAGCGCGTCGGCCGCGCCGGGCACCAGGTCGGCGAGATCAGCAAGGCGGCGCTGTTTCCGAAGCACCGGGGCGACGTGCTGCACACGGCGGTGGTCACCGAGCGCATGCTGGGCGGCAAGATCGAGGCCATCGCAGTGCCGCAGAACCCGCTCGACATCCTCGCGCAGCAGACCGTCGCCGCCTGCGCGCTCGGCCCCGTCGACGTCGAGGGCTGGTTCGAGACCGTCAAGAGATCCGCGCCGTTCCGTTCGCTGCCGCGCTCGGCCTACGAGGCGACACTCGATCTGCTCGCGGGCCGGTTTCCGTCCGACGCGTTCGCCGAGCTGCGACCCCGCGTGGTGTGGGACCGCGATCACGGCACCCTCACCGGGCGGCCGGGTGCGCAGCGCATCGCGGTCACGAGCGGCGGCACGATCCCCGACCGCGGCCTGTTCGGCGTCTTCGTCGCCGGAGAGACGACCGGTGCGCGGGTCGGCGAGCTCGACGAGGAGATGGTCTACGAGTCGCGCGTGGGCGACGTGTTCACGCTCGGCACGACCAGCTGGCGGATCGTCGAGATCACCCACGACCGGGTCAACGTCCTGCCCGCGTACGGGCAGCCGGGCAAGCTCCCGTTCTGGCACGGCGACGGCCTGGGGCGTCCGGCCGAGCTCGGCGAGGCGCTCGGCAGGTTCTCGCGCGAGATAGCGGCATCCACCCCCGACACAGCCCGCGACCGCTTGCGCGAGTCGGGGCTCGACGACAACGCGATCGAGAATCTGCTCGCGTACCTCGCCGAGCAGCGCGAGGCGACCGGCAGCCTGCCGACCGACAAGACCCTCACCGTCGAGCGGTCGCGCGACGAGGTCGGCGACTGGCGCGTCATCCTGCATTCCCCGTACGGCATGCACGTGCATGCGCCGTGGGCGCTGGCCGTGAACGCCCGGGTGCGCGAGCGCCTCGGGGTCGAGGGATCGGCGGTGGCCAGCGACGACGGGATCATCGTGCGGGTACCGGATGCCGAGGCTGAGCCCCCCGGCGCCGAGCTGTTCGTGTTCGACCCCGACGAGATCGACCAGCTCGTCACGAGCGAGGTCGGCGGCTCAGCGCTGTTCGCCTCGCGGTTCCGCGAATGCGCGGCGCGGGCGCTGCTGCTGCCCCGCCTCAACCCCAACAAGCGGTCGCCGCTGTGGCAGCAGCGGCAGAAGTCGGCGCAGCTGCTCGAGGTGGCACGCGAGCACCCGACGTTCCCGATCATCCTCGAGACGCTGCGCGAAGTGCTGCAGGACGTCTACGACCTTCCCGCGCTGCTGCGCATCACCCGGGCGATCGGCGACCGGCGGATCCGCCTCGTCGAGACGACCACGAGCCAGCCGTCGCCGTTCGCCCGCGACCTGCTGTTCGGATATGTCGGCGCATTCATGTACGAGGGCGACTCGCCGCTCGCGGAGCGCCGGGCGGCCGCGCTGTCGGTCGATCCGGCTCTGCTGAGCGAGCTGCTCGGCAAGGTCGAGATGCGCGAGCTGCTCGACGCCGATGTGATCGCCCAGCTCGAGCGCGAGGTGCAGCGCCTCGACCCCACCCGCAAGGTGAAGGGCGTCGAAGGCGTCGCCGACCTGCTGCGTCTGCTCGGGCCGCTCAGCATCGAGGAGGTCGCGGAGCGGCTGGCGGAGGACCGTGCCACGGACGTTGCCGCCGAGACGCGGAGCGAGGCGGCCGGCGCAGGAGCGCGGAGCGACGCCGCCGGCGACGAGGCGTCGAAGGGTGACGCCGGAGCGCGGAACCACGCCGCCGCGACGCTGCTCGGCGAACTGGTCGAGACCCGCCGGGCCGTGCGCGTCACGATCGCAGGGGCCGAACGGGTCGCGGCGATCGAAGACGCCGGACGCCTGCGTGACGCGCTGGGCATCGCGCTGCCGGTGGGCATTCCGACGGCGTTCCTCGAGCCGCTCGCCGATCCGCTCGGCGACCTCGTCGCCCGCTACGCACGCACGCACGGGCCGTTCCGGACGACCGCGGTCGCCGAGCGACTGGGCATCGGCGCGGCCGTCGCACGCCAGACCCTGCAGCGGCTCGAGGCGACCGGACGCCTGGCCAGCGGCTACTTCCTTCCCGACGCCCTGCCCGGTCCGATCGGTGGCGACGACCTCGAATGGTGCGACAGCGAGGTGCTGCGCCGCATCCGGCTGCGGTCCCTCGCGGCTATCCGCGGCAGCGTCGAGCCGGTCTCGCCCGAGGCGTTCGCCCGGTTCCTACCGGTCTGGCAGCATCTCGAGCGTCCGCTGGAGGGCATCGACGGGGTGCTCGCGGTCATCGAGCAGTTGGCCGGTGTGCCGCTGCCGGCCAGCGCGTGGGAGTCGTTGATCCTGCCGAGCCGCGTCGCCGGCTATACGCCCGCGCTGCTGGACGAGCTGACCTCCAGCGGCGAAGTGGTCTGGTCGGGCCACGGATCGCTGCCGGGTCGCGATGGGTGGATCGCCCTGCACCCTGCCGATGCGGCATCCCTCACCCTTGCCTTCCCCGAAGATGACGCCGACGAGCCCCAGAGCCCGCTGGAGCAGCGCATCCTCGATGCACTCGCGGGAGGCGGCGCGTTCTTCGCCGCCCAGCTGGTGCCGATGGCCGGGGCTGAGAACGAGCAGTCCGTCGTCGAGGCGCTGTGGAACCTGACGTGGACCGGACGGGTCACCAACGACACGTTCGCGCCCGTGCGTACGCTCCTGACCGGCGGCTCCCAGGCGCACCGCGTGGCGCGCCGGACTCCGCGGACACGGATGTTCCGGGGAATGCCGCTGGCCACGACCCCGCGTGCCGCCCCGCCCCGCCCGCCGATGGTCGGCGGTCGCTGGTCGCTGCTGCCCGCCCGCGACCCCGATGCGCTGGTGCGCGCCGCGGCCGCGGCGAGCCTGCTGCTCGAGAGGTACGGCGTCGTCACCCGCGGGTCGGTGCAATCCGAGGGGCTGCCGGGCGGCTTCGCGCAGGCCTACCGGGTGCTCGCCGGGTTCGAAGACGCCGGGCACTGCCGCCGCGGCTACTTCATCGAGAAGCTCGGCGCCGCCCAGTTCGCGACCTCCGCCACCGTCGACCGGCTCCGCGGGTTCGCCGGCCTGTCCGACCCCGTGCCGTTGAAGGCCATCACCCTCGCGGCCACCGACCCCGCCAACCCCTACGGGGCAGCACTGGGGTGGCCCGCGCTCGAAGGGGTCTCGCACCGGCCGGGGCGCAAGGCGGGAGGCCTCGTCGTGCTCGTCGACGGCACCCTCGTGCTGTACCTCGAGCGCGGCGGTCGGTCGGCACTCGCGTTCACCGAGAACGAGGAGATGCTCGCCGCCGCCGCCCGCAGCCTCGTCGACACCGCCCGTGCGCGACGCCTCGACACCCTCACGATCGAGAAGGTCGGCGGCGAGTTCGTCTACAACACCACCGTCGGACGAGCGCTGCGCACGGCGGGCTTCGTCGAGTCCACGCGGGGACTCACCCTGCGCAAGGTGACGGCCGGGTCGCGTGCCTGA
- a CDS encoding Fpg/Nei family DNA glycosylase, producing MPEGDTVFRTAQRLHAALAGDEVTRFDIRVPGSATADLTGIHVREVVARGKHLLMRIGESTLHSHLKMEGEWHVYRADQRWRKPGFAARAIVGTRRVDAVGFDLALVEVLPTGDEERVVGHLGPDLLGPDWDAAEAARRLGADDRAIHVAVQDQRNLAGLGNEYANELLFVRGILPTTPASEVDAVALVDTASRMIGANRDRPQRTFTGDTRRGRQNWVYRRAGKPCLRCGTLIEGSQLGASPTAERIVFWCPTCQR from the coding sequence GTGCCTGAGGGCGACACCGTCTTCCGCACCGCGCAGCGGCTGCACGCGGCACTGGCCGGCGACGAGGTCACCCGGTTCGACATCCGGGTGCCCGGCAGTGCCACCGCCGACCTCACCGGCATCCACGTGCGTGAGGTCGTCGCGCGCGGCAAGCACCTGCTGATGCGCATCGGCGAGAGCACCCTGCACTCGCACCTGAAGATGGAGGGCGAGTGGCACGTCTATCGCGCGGACCAGCGGTGGCGCAAGCCCGGGTTCGCCGCGCGCGCGATCGTAGGCACGCGCCGAGTGGATGCCGTGGGCTTCGACCTCGCGCTGGTCGAGGTCTTGCCGACAGGCGACGAAGAGCGCGTCGTCGGGCACCTCGGCCCTGACCTGCTCGGACCGGACTGGGACGCCGCCGAAGCCGCGCGCCGGCTGGGCGCCGACGACCGGGCGATCCACGTCGCGGTGCAGGACCAGCGCAACCTCGCCGGCCTCGGCAACGAGTACGCGAACGAACTGCTCTTCGTCCGCGGCATCCTGCCGACCACTCCCGCGTCGGAGGTCGATGCCGTCGCGCTCGTGGACACTGCGTCGCGGATGATCGGGGCGAACCGCGATCGCCCGCAGCGGACCTTCACCGGTGACACCCGCCGGGGCCGGCAGAACTGGGTGTACCGTCGCGCCGGCAAGCCGTGCCTGCGGTGCGGCACGCTCATCGAGGGGTCGCAGCTCGGCGCGAGCCCGACCGCCGAGCGCATCGTGTTCTGGTGCCCGACCTGCCAGCGCTGA
- a CDS encoding YitT family protein, with protein MSSPEPDPEPEPESESGSEASSSLVFEERAAPHTLADDVLGILTGTFAASLGLHLLNASEAVTGGTAGLSLLLGYATGWPFWVLFAVINIPFAVLAVWKKGWNFTIRTVISIALVSGFSVLHEQYFVIAELQPLYGTLAGNLLAGIGMLILFRHRSSVGGIHVVGLVIQERTGFRAGWTLMMFDVVIILLALLVVPWPNVLMSAAGAVLLNLVLALNHRPGRYIGR; from the coding sequence GTGTCTTCACCCGAGCCCGACCCCGAGCCCGAACCCGAGTCCGAGAGCGGATCCGAGGCGTCGTCATCACTCGTCTTCGAAGAGCGGGCGGCGCCGCACACGCTCGCCGATGATGTGCTCGGGATCCTGACCGGCACCTTCGCGGCATCCCTCGGCCTTCATCTGCTGAACGCCTCGGAGGCGGTCACCGGCGGCACGGCCGGACTCTCGCTGCTGCTCGGCTACGCGACCGGGTGGCCGTTCTGGGTGCTGTTCGCGGTGATCAACATCCCGTTCGCGGTGCTGGCGGTGTGGAAGAAGGGCTGGAACTTCACGATTCGCACGGTCATCTCGATCGCGCTGGTCTCGGGATTCTCGGTCCTGCACGAGCAGTACTTCGTGATCGCCGAGCTGCAGCCGCTGTACGGCACGCTGGCCGGCAACCTACTCGCCGGAATCGGCATGCTGATCCTGTTCCGGCACCGCTCGAGCGTGGGCGGCATCCACGTGGTGGGGCTCGTGATCCAGGAGCGCACAGGGTTCCGCGCCGGGTGGACGCTGATGATGTTCGACGTCGTGATCATCCTGCTCGCCCTGCTGGTCGTCCCGTGGCCGAACGTGCTGATGAGCGCCGCCGGCGCGGTGCTGCTGAACCTCGTGCTGGCACTCAACCACCGCCCGGGGCGCTACATCGGGCGCTGA
- a CDS encoding transferase, which produces MGKNYIDIEDDHGDVLRYRKHANGRGLIAHGAKVHATALVEQGAYVEPGVQVAAGAHIGRGVWIEPDAVIGPNAEIAPHAHIGPGAAIGPKAKIGVRAYIGAHAKVAGGSLIGDDVSVPEGERIATDRRGLRLAA; this is translated from the coding sequence GTGGGCAAGAACTACATCGACATCGAAGACGACCACGGCGACGTGCTGCGCTACCGCAAGCACGCCAATGGCCGCGGCCTGATCGCGCACGGAGCCAAGGTGCATGCCACCGCGCTCGTCGAGCAAGGTGCGTATGTCGAACCCGGCGTACAGGTCGCCGCGGGAGCCCACATCGGCCGCGGCGTCTGGATCGAGCCGGATGCCGTGATCGGACCCAACGCCGAGATCGCCCCTCACGCCCACATCGGCCCGGGTGCCGCGATCGGACCGAAGGCCAAGATCGGCGTCCGCGCGTACATCGGCGCCCACGCGAAGGTCGCCGGCGGGTCGCTCATCGGCGACGATGTGAGTGTTCCCGAGGGCGAGCGCATCGCGACCGACCGCCGCGGGCTGCGCCTGGCCGCCTGA
- a CDS encoding LysR family substrate-binding domain-containing protein, translated as MAGRAKQGKSRDAHGGRGAGSRSAPGAAKKPAPGTAGKGKKPASAAAKKTSDAKAPASTHRTKNAPVPPAPPAGPFRLGAIAGATPGKWIDTWHERMPGVELRLIPLAGHEQADALIADEVDAALVRLPVDPDGLHTIVLYDEVPVVVCSADSHLTAADELVLADLAGEIVITPRDDVLHTDVAGALAPKFDAPETTEDAVATVAAGVGVVIVPMSLARLHHRKDVAHRPLTDGPLSTVALAWPSARSNAHVEAFIGIVRGRTANSSRA; from the coding sequence ATGGCGGGCCGAGCGAAGCAGGGAAAGTCGCGCGACGCGCACGGCGGCCGTGGCGCGGGGAGCAGGTCGGCACCTGGCGCAGCCAAGAAGCCGGCCCCCGGCACCGCCGGCAAGGGAAAGAAACCGGCATCCGCCGCCGCCAAGAAGACGTCCGACGCGAAGGCACCGGCATCCACGCACCGGACGAAGAACGCTCCGGTGCCACCCGCGCCGCCGGCCGGACCCTTTCGCCTCGGGGCGATCGCCGGCGCGACGCCGGGCAAGTGGATCGACACGTGGCATGAGCGGATGCCGGGTGTGGAGCTGCGGCTGATCCCCCTGGCCGGCCACGAGCAGGCCGATGCCCTCATCGCCGACGAGGTGGATGCCGCTCTCGTGCGCCTGCCCGTCGACCCGGACGGGCTGCACACGATCGTGCTGTACGACGAGGTGCCGGTCGTGGTGTGTTCCGCGGACTCCCATCTGACGGCCGCCGATGAACTCGTGCTCGCAGACCTCGCGGGCGAGATCGTGATCACCCCCCGCGACGACGTGCTGCACACCGACGTTGCGGGGGCGCTGGCGCCGAAGTTCGACGCCCCCGAGACGACCGAGGACGCCGTGGCGACGGTTGCGGCGGGTGTCGGCGTCGTGATCGTGCCCATGTCGCTCGCCCGCCTGCATCACCGCAAGGATGTCGCGCACCGTCCGCTCACCGATGGTCCCCTGTCGACGGTCGCGCTGGCGTGGCCGAGCGCACGGTCGAACGCACACGTGGAGGCGTTCATCGGCATCGTGCGCGGACGCACGGCGAACTCGTCGCGGGCCTGA